The proteins below are encoded in one region of Polypterus senegalus isolate Bchr_013 chromosome 2, ASM1683550v1, whole genome shotgun sequence:
- the sap18 gene encoding histone deacetylase complex subunit SAP18: MEKMAVESRVTQEEIKKEPEKPIDREKTCPLLLRVFTTNNGRHHRVDEFSRGNVPTNELQIYTWMDATLKELTSLVKEVYPEARKKGTHFSFAIVFPDPKRPCYRVKEIGSTISGRKGTDDSMTLQSQRFQIGDYLDIAITLPNRAPPPPGRIRPY, from the exons ATGGAAAAAATGGCAGTAGAATCCCGTGTTACACAggaggaaataaagaaagaaccGGAAAAGCCAATCGATAGAGAAAAG ACGTGCCCGCTCTTGTTACGAGTCTTTACCACAAATAATGGTCGGCATCACAGGGTGGATGAATTTTCCAGAGGAAACGTTCCAACTAACGAGTTACAGATCTACACCTG GATGGATGCTACTTTGAAAGAACTGACAAGTTTAGTTAAGGAAGTTTACCCAGAAGCTAGAAAAAAGGGCACACATTTCAGTTTTGCCATTGTGTTCCCAGACCCAAAAAGGCCATGCTACAG AGTTAAAGAGATTGGCAGTACAATTTCTGGAAGAAAAGGCACAGATGACTCCATGACATTGCAGTCACAACGATTTCAGATTGGGGACTATTTGGATATTGCAATAACTCTACCAAACAGGGCGCCACCACCTCCAGGGCGCATCCGCCCATATTAA